From a region of the ANME-2 cluster archaeon genome:
- a CDS encoding DUF2281 domain-containing protein, producing the protein MEKLPKYLRREVLDYIDFLSIKYKCKLRSEKKFEFDWEGGLLEVRENFTSVELQHKSMGWR; encoded by the coding sequence ATGGAAAAACTCCCCAAATATCTAAGAAGGGAAGTATTAGATTATATAGATTTTTTATCAATAAAGTATAAATGTAAACTGAGAAGCGAAAAGAAATTTGAGTTTGATTGGGAAGGAGGTTTACTAGAGGTACGGGAGAACTTTACTTCTGTTGAGTTACAACACAAATCTATGGGGTGGAGATGA
- a CDS encoding PIN domain-containing protein — translation MTFLVDTNVFLEILLSQDKKEHCKMFLNNNIGILNITDFSFHSIGVILFKYAKEDIFQKFIEDVMPNIQLASLPIKLYMEVINAKRNLNLDFDDAYQYSTAKYYELTVATMDKDFKKIKDVDILFL, via the coding sequence ATGACATTTTTAGTTGATACAAATGTATTTCTGGAAATCCTTTTGAGCCAGGATAAAAAGGAACATTGTAAGATGTTTTTGAATAATAATATTGGAATTCTAAATATAACTGATTTTTCTTTTCACTCTATTGGTGTAATCCTGTTTAAATATGCCAAAGAAGATATTTTTCAGAAATTCATTGAGGATGTTATGCCAAATATTCAGCTCGCCTCATTACCAATAAAATTGTATATGGAAGTAATAAATGCAAAGAGAAATCTAAATTTGGATTTTGATGATGCTTATCAATATAGCACAGCCAAGTATTATGAATTGACAGTGGCTACAATGGATAAGGATTTTAAGAAGATTAAAGATGTGGACATTTTATTTTTATAA
- a CDS encoding PIN domain-containing protein, whose product MYAFVPPIHKNEVKRKEWENLHINARKIYENVIREKHCLILPFAVIVEVASVISLLTGKEEYGKDAALEIEDCAKIVLFDSDIKERALDYAIKIKAGGFDNLIAITSILYGTTLITNDKPFYNKLLQFTDEYQFDLKLFRDLNLTNLKL is encoded by the coding sequence GTGTATGCTTTTGTTCCGCCTATTCACAAAAATGAAGTGAAACGGAAAGAGTGGGAGAATCTGCACATCAATGCCAGGAAAATCTACGAAAATGTGATACGGGAAAAACATTGTTTGATTCTACCTTTTGCTGTTATAGTGGAAGTTGCCTCTGTTATTTCACTACTGACAGGAAAAGAGGAATATGGGAAAGATGCTGCACTGGAGATCGAGGATTGTGCCAAAATCGTTCTTTTCGATTCGGATATAAAGGAAAGAGCTCTTGATTATGCAATAAAAATCAAGGCTGGTGGTTTTGATAACCTCATAGCGATAACATCTATCCTTTATGGCACGACTTTGATTACGAATGATAAGCCCTTTTATAATAAATTGCTTCAGTTCACAGATGAATATCAATTTGATTTAAAACTTTTTAGGGATTTGAATCTTACTAATCTTAAATTATGA